In one Carassius auratus strain Wakin unplaced genomic scaffold, ASM336829v1 scaf_tig00002785, whole genome shotgun sequence genomic region, the following are encoded:
- the LOC113070024 gene encoding serine protease 56-like, giving the protein MKVNRIITHPKFNPKTFNNDIALVELSSPVILSERVTPVCVPSDLDPPAGTPCLVAGWGSLYEDGPSADVVMEAKVPLLSQTTCRSALGKELLTNTMFCAGYLTGGIDSCQGDSGGPLIFQDRLSGRFQLFGITSWGDGCGERGKPGGLHTGHRLL; this is encoded by the exons ATGAAAGTCAATCGCATCATCACTCATCCGaag TTTAACCCAAAGACGTTTAATAACGACATTGCTCTGGTGGAGCTGAGTTCTCCAGTTATTCTGTCTGAACGGGTCACACCTGTCTGCGTGCCCTCTGACCTCGACCCACCGGCTGGTACACCCTGTTTGGTGGCTGGCTGGGGCTCTCTATATGAGG acGGACCCTCTGCAGATGTGGTGATGGAGGCGAAAGTGCCACTGCTGTCTCAGACCACCTGTCGCAGTGCACTGGGGAAGGAGCTGCTCACGAATACCATGTTCTGTGCTGGGTACCTCACTGGAGGTATCGACTCATGCCAG GGTGATTCCGGAGGGCCGCTGATCTTCCAGGACCGTTTATCGGGACGGTTTCAGCTCTTTGGCATCACCTCTTGGGGGGATGGCTGTGGGGAGAGGGGAAAGCCTGGTGGTTTA